Proteins encoded within one genomic window of Couchioplanes caeruleus:
- a CDS encoding thiamine pyrophosphate-dependent enzyme — protein MNVAEHIVARLVEEGVDVVFTVPGEQLDPIFGALAGTGIRVVHARHEQAAALMAFGYARTTRRVGVFTVISGPGVLNSTVGLATAYAGDARVLCLTGQIATPLFGRDLGVPHEIPDQLGVLQSLTAWAARVEKPGGVTSALDEAFHRLRHDRPRPLAIEVPTDVLAAEVASGDSWVAPPVREPADPRAIEAARAVLAGARAPIVFVGSGARGAAAEITELAMRIKAPVTTELGGRGIVSDEHGLSVSLPVAHRLWPHADVVLAVGTRLYRPQVEWGVEGLRIIRVDLDEEEIQRVSAPAVALVGDAAEVVRALLDGLAHVEDRQEWLATTAEARRGLDAEIAGLTPQVDYLRAIRSALPDDGFFVDEMTQVGYVARLAFPVREPSTYVLPTYCGALGFGFATALGVKIAHPGRAVLSISGDGGFLYTAAELATAVQHGIGVVAVVFNDGSFSNVERSQLKFMESTIGTDLRNPDFVRFAEAFGAVGVRANDPEELRTEISRALARTQTPTVIEVPVGEMANPWPWIRLPRVR, from the coding sequence ATGAACGTCGCGGAGCACATCGTCGCGAGACTCGTCGAGGAAGGCGTCGACGTCGTCTTCACCGTGCCCGGCGAACAGCTCGACCCGATCTTCGGGGCGCTCGCCGGCACCGGGATCCGGGTGGTGCACGCCCGGCACGAGCAGGCCGCGGCCCTGATGGCCTTCGGGTACGCCCGCACCACCCGCAGGGTCGGCGTCTTCACCGTCATCTCCGGGCCGGGCGTGTTGAACTCCACGGTCGGGCTGGCGACCGCGTACGCGGGTGACGCCCGGGTCCTCTGCCTCACCGGCCAGATCGCCACGCCGCTCTTCGGCCGTGACCTCGGTGTGCCGCACGAGATCCCCGACCAGCTCGGGGTGCTCCAGAGCCTCACCGCCTGGGCGGCCCGGGTCGAGAAGCCGGGCGGGGTCACCAGCGCGCTCGACGAGGCCTTCCACCGCCTGCGGCACGACCGCCCGCGACCCCTGGCGATCGAGGTCCCGACCGACGTCCTGGCCGCGGAGGTCGCCTCGGGCGACTCGTGGGTGGCGCCGCCGGTCCGCGAGCCCGCGGATCCCCGCGCGATCGAGGCGGCCCGGGCGGTCCTGGCCGGCGCCCGCGCACCGATCGTCTTCGTCGGCAGCGGAGCGCGCGGCGCGGCGGCGGAGATCACCGAGCTGGCGATGCGAATCAAGGCACCCGTCACGACGGAGCTCGGGGGCCGCGGGATCGTGAGCGACGAGCACGGGCTGTCGGTCTCCCTGCCCGTCGCCCACCGGCTGTGGCCGCACGCCGACGTCGTCCTGGCCGTGGGGACCCGCCTCTACCGGCCGCAGGTCGAGTGGGGCGTCGAGGGCCTGCGGATCATCCGGGTCGACCTCGACGAGGAGGAGATCCAGAGGGTGTCCGCGCCGGCCGTAGCGCTCGTAGGCGACGCGGCGGAGGTGGTCCGCGCCCTTCTGGACGGGCTGGCGCATGTCGAGGACCGGCAGGAGTGGCTGGCCACGACGGCGGAGGCGCGGCGCGGCCTGGACGCCGAGATCGCCGGGCTCACCCCTCAGGTCGACTACCTGCGCGCGATCCGCAGCGCCCTCCCGGATGACGGCTTCTTCGTCGACGAGATGACCCAGGTGGGTTACGTCGCGCGGCTGGCGTTCCCGGTGCGGGAGCCCTCGACCTACGTGCTGCCGACGTACTGCGGTGCCCTCGGCTTCGGCTTCGCCACGGCGCTCGGCGTCAAGATCGCCCATCCGGGCCGGGCGGTCCTGTCCATCTCGGGCGACGGCGGCTTCCTTTATACGGCGGCGGAGCTGGCCACGGCGGTGCAGCACGGTATCGGCGTCGTCGCCGTCGTCTTCAACGACGGCTCGTTCTCCAATGTCGAGCGGTCGCAGCTCAAGTTCATGGAGTCCACCATCGGCACGGACCTGCGGAACCCCGACTTCGTCCGCTTCGCCGAGGCGTTCGGCGCGGTCGGCGTCCGGGCGAACGACCCGGAGGAGCTGCGGACAGAGATCTCCCGGGCCCTCGCCCGCACGCAGACGCCGACGGTCATCGAGGTTCCCGTCGGCGAGATGGCGAACCCGTGGCCGTGGATCCGGCTGCCGCGGGTTCGCTGA
- a CDS encoding DHA2 family efflux MFS transporter permease subunit, translating into MDHEQHGGRAGSVTAPSALPGLPADYRPWPALWALVAGIFMILVDSTIVAVAADALWVDLKTDLNAVIWVTSGYLLAYVVPLLLSGKLGDMFGPKRLYLIGLVVFTAASAWCGFSRTPEMLIAARVVQGLGAALMAPQTMSVITRTFPAHKRGSAMALWGAAAGVAILVGPLAGGLLVDGFGWPWVFFVNVPLGVLAFVAAVLLVPNLPTHRHRIDYPGILLSGVGLFLLVFGLQEGQRYDWGHIRDIGPLPISVWGLIIAGVGALAVFVWWQSRAEEPLMTLSLFRDRNFTLSNLAVACMGFAFTGMAVPLMLFAQKSMGLSPTESAALLIPLAVLSGALAAPAGRLADRVHPRYLTGFGFVVSAAALVWVGLVADGSSGVADVLAPIALIGVGNAFIWGPLTATANRNLPLHLAGAGSGVYNTTRQVGAVLGSAAVGVLMQHQVEDKLEPLVPGMPAGAGQDVAQSLGPLPELLRGPFAEAMGASVFLPAIVLVFAFVVVQFFATPVHLSRE; encoded by the coding sequence ATGGATCACGAACAGCACGGCGGTAGGGCCGGATCGGTCACTGCGCCGAGCGCGCTGCCCGGGCTGCCCGCCGACTACCGTCCCTGGCCGGCGCTCTGGGCGTTGGTGGCGGGCATCTTCATGATCCTGGTGGACTCCACCATCGTCGCGGTGGCCGCCGACGCCCTCTGGGTGGACCTGAAGACCGACCTCAATGCGGTCATCTGGGTCACCAGCGGCTATCTGCTGGCTTATGTGGTGCCGCTGCTGCTGTCGGGCAAGCTCGGCGACATGTTCGGACCCAAGCGCCTCTACCTGATCGGCCTGGTGGTCTTCACCGCCGCGTCGGCCTGGTGCGGCTTCTCGCGCACGCCGGAGATGCTGATCGCGGCGCGGGTGGTGCAGGGGCTCGGCGCCGCGCTGATGGCGCCGCAGACGATGAGCGTGATCACCCGTACCTTCCCGGCGCACAAGCGGGGTTCCGCCATGGCCCTGTGGGGCGCGGCGGCGGGGGTGGCGATCCTGGTGGGACCGCTGGCCGGCGGTCTCCTGGTGGACGGCTTCGGCTGGCCGTGGGTGTTCTTCGTCAACGTCCCGCTGGGCGTGCTCGCCTTCGTCGCCGCGGTGCTGCTGGTGCCCAACCTGCCCACGCACCGGCACCGGATCGACTACCCGGGCATTCTCCTCAGCGGTGTCGGCCTGTTCCTGCTGGTTTTCGGGCTCCAGGAGGGACAGCGGTACGACTGGGGGCACATCCGCGACATCGGGCCGCTGCCGATCTCGGTGTGGGGACTGATCATCGCCGGCGTCGGGGCACTGGCGGTGTTCGTATGGTGGCAGTCGCGGGCGGAGGAACCGCTGATGACCCTCAGCCTGTTCCGGGACCGCAACTTCACCCTGTCCAATCTGGCCGTCGCCTGCATGGGATTCGCGTTCACCGGGATGGCCGTCCCCCTGATGCTGTTCGCGCAGAAGTCGATGGGACTGAGCCCCACGGAGTCGGCGGCGCTGCTGATCCCGCTGGCCGTGCTCTCGGGAGCGCTGGCGGCCCCGGCGGGCAGGCTGGCCGACCGGGTGCACCCGCGGTATCTGACCGGCTTCGGCTTCGTCGTCAGCGCCGCCGCCCTCGTCTGGGTCGGTCTCGTGGCGGACGGCAGCAGCGGCGTGGCCGACGTGCTGGCGCCGATCGCCCTGATCGGCGTGGGCAACGCCTTCATCTGGGGTCCGCTGACCGCCACCGCCAACCGCAACCTGCCGCTGCACCTCGCCGGCGCCGGATCCGGCGTCTACAACACCACCCGGCAGGTGGGCGCCGTGCTGGGCAGCGCCGCGGTGGGGGTGCTCATGCAGCACCAGGTCGAAGACAAGCTCGAGCCGCTCGTCCCCGGCATGCCGGCCGGGGCGGGGCAGGACGTCGCCCAATCTCTGGGGCCGCTGCCGGAACTGCTGCGCGGCCCGTTCGCCGAGGCCATGGGGGCCAGCGTCTTCCTGCCCGCCATCGTGCTGGTGTTCGCCTTCGTGGTGGTGCAGTTCTTCGCCACGCCGGTCCACCTGTCCCGTGAGTGA
- a CDS encoding SDR family oxidoreductase: MTDHILTGATGFVGSHLLADLLSDDPTGAVYALARGDSRHPAAERVHTALRVAAHDLSAGGHPTVVESELTEPLCGVTPGSLPRGDGPLVFWHLAASLQWRRGQREQVFRTNVDGTRHALELAASVGADLFVYMSTAYTCGSVHGDIVEELHRPPAFSNVYEESKCAAEHLVAGFEGPRTLILRPSVIVGSSHTYSPSGSYTGLYGYLSELRKFREMLGDSEESVRYPADRSTRISFIPVDHVVEDSRAIVADELAAPRQSIHHVSGRSESAVGEITDYMLKLLGLQDRLFIIDEEFDDPSTFERFFAKRIDFFSDYLRREKRFVRSRGPERSVSLHELMKFIDAEDRALSAEARPARRAAADPGHLSPVQGAAV, from the coding sequence ATGACCGACCACATCCTCACCGGCGCGACCGGATTCGTCGGCAGCCACCTGCTGGCCGACCTGCTCTCGGACGACCCGACCGGCGCCGTGTACGCGCTGGCCCGCGGCGACTCCCGCCATCCGGCCGCCGAACGCGTCCACACGGCCCTGCGGGTCGCCGCGCATGACCTCTCCGCCGGCGGCCACCCCACCGTGGTGGAGTCGGAGCTCACCGAGCCGCTGTGCGGCGTCACGCCCGGCTCCCTGCCGCGTGGCGACGGACCGCTCGTCTTCTGGCACCTCGCCGCGTCGCTGCAGTGGCGGCGTGGGCAGCGGGAGCAGGTGTTCCGCACCAACGTCGACGGCACCCGGCACGCCCTGGAACTGGCGGCGAGCGTCGGTGCGGACCTCTTCGTCTACATGTCCACCGCGTACACGTGCGGATCGGTGCACGGTGACATCGTCGAGGAGCTGCACCGGCCCCCGGCTTTCAGCAACGTCTACGAGGAGAGCAAGTGCGCCGCGGAGCACCTCGTGGCCGGGTTCGAGGGGCCGAGGACGCTGATCCTGCGCCCGTCGGTCATCGTCGGGTCGTCACACACCTACAGCCCCAGCGGTAGCTACACGGGTCTGTACGGCTACCTCAGCGAGCTGCGCAAGTTCAGGGAGATGCTCGGCGACTCCGAGGAGTCCGTGCGCTATCCGGCGGATCGCAGCACCCGCATCTCGTTCATTCCGGTGGATCACGTCGTGGAGGATTCCCGCGCCATCGTGGCGGACGAGCTCGCGGCGCCGCGCCAGAGCATCCACCACGTGAGCGGGCGGTCCGAGTCCGCGGTCGGCGAGATCACCGACTACATGCTGAAGCTGCTCGGCCTGCAGGATCGGCTCTTCATCATCGACGAGGAGTTCGACGACCCGTCCACCTTCGAGCGCTTCTTCGCCAAGCGGATCGACTTCTTCTCCGACTATCTGCGCCGGGAGAAGCGGTTCGTCCGGAGCCGGGGCCCGGAACGGTCGGTCTCCCTGCACGAGCTGATGAAGTTCATCGACGCCGAGGACCGGGCGCTGAGCGCCGAGGCCCGGCCGGCGCGTCGTGCCGCCGCGGATCCGGGACATCTGTCCCCGGTCCAGGGCGCGGCGGTGTGA
- a CDS encoding phenylacetate--CoA ligase family protein, whose amino-acid sequence MTPEELTDWQTSALRTVLGHVYDKSPFYGRRLAGVNLDIKELTGLADIPFTTKDDLREAMHDMLSGTVADAAFYFETTGTTGRPTPCPRAPIDFDLNVLPLAHALDAIVRKHFTGTEERPVLAVVAPNDVHAACLSLSFAAKQLGIAKLDLFPITPTLGFARFFEVLVELKVNMILCSPGLLMALAEMSSTYGVEVPEDLSVKVLLTTGEMCSDGMRDLLAQTWHAESYNFMYGSQEAGCPAVTRADGTVMAVEPTYLLEVLDLETEASLGLQGYGELCLTTLVPGLKPLIRYRTGDLVEIAPDASGRRAVQVLGRVKDMTRIGGAKRSAAEIDNAILADPELIYGYEIDVFSDDGEDRLEVRAKAKEGADHDEIKKLVSGRLTAAFGVPAEVKIHPLLDLKSATGGWVSWKTARIKDRRVPEVADDIEARSAADLARAVERAI is encoded by the coding sequence GTGACTCCGGAAGAGCTCACCGATTGGCAGACATCGGCCCTGCGGACGGTGCTCGGTCACGTCTACGACAAGTCCCCCTTCTACGGCCGGCGCCTGGCGGGCGTAAACCTTGACATCAAAGAACTGACGGGCCTCGCGGACATTCCCTTCACGACGAAGGACGACCTCCGCGAAGCCATGCACGACATGCTCAGCGGCACCGTGGCCGACGCCGCGTTCTACTTCGAGACGACGGGAACGACCGGCCGGCCCACCCCGTGCCCCCGGGCCCCGATCGACTTCGACCTCAATGTGCTGCCCCTGGCCCACGCCCTCGACGCGATCGTGCGCAAGCACTTCACCGGCACCGAGGAGCGACCCGTCCTGGCCGTGGTAGCCCCCAACGACGTCCACGCCGCCTGCCTCAGCCTGTCGTTCGCGGCGAAGCAACTGGGCATCGCGAAGCTCGACCTGTTCCCGATCACGCCGACCCTCGGCTTCGCCCGCTTCTTCGAGGTCCTCGTCGAGCTGAAGGTCAACATGATCCTCTGCTCGCCGGGCCTGCTGATGGCTCTGGCCGAGATGAGCTCGACGTACGGCGTGGAGGTGCCGGAGGACCTCTCCGTGAAGGTCCTCCTCACCACCGGCGAGATGTGCTCCGACGGCATGCGGGACCTGCTGGCCCAGACGTGGCACGCCGAGTCGTACAACTTCATGTACGGCTCCCAGGAGGCCGGCTGCCCGGCGGTGACGCGGGCCGACGGCACGGTGATGGCGGTCGAACCGACGTACCTTTTGGAGGTTCTCGACCTGGAGACCGAGGCGAGCCTCGGCCTCCAGGGCTACGGGGAGCTCTGCCTCACCACACTGGTGCCCGGCCTCAAGCCGCTCATCCGGTACCGCACCGGCGACCTGGTCGAGATCGCCCCGGACGCCTCGGGCCGGCGGGCCGTCCAGGTGCTCGGCCGGGTCAAGGACATGACCCGGATCGGCGGCGCGAAGCGCAGCGCCGCCGAGATCGACAACGCGATCCTGGCCGATCCGGAACTCATCTACGGATACGAGATCGACGTGTTCTCGGACGACGGTGAGGACCGGCTCGAGGTGCGCGCCAAGGCCAAGGAGGGCGCCGACCACGACGAGATCAAGAAGCTCGTCTCCGGCCGGCTGACCGCCGCGTTCGGCGTACCCGCGGAGGTCAAGATCCATCCGCTGCTGGACCTCAAGAGCGCCACCGGCGGATGGGTGAGTTGGAAGACGGCTCGTATCAAGGACCGACGAGTGCCGGAGGTGGCGGACGACATCGAAGCCCGGTCCGCCGCCGATCTGGCCCGAGCAGTAGAGCGGGCGATCTGA
- a CDS encoding pyridoxal phosphate-dependent aminotransferase, whose amino-acid sequence MTSASTNVPPFRSALAHMRTQEIVHIARLCNEHPDAVSLCFGESDLPTPLVVREAAELAMAQGKTTYADRRGVAPLRQAIQDYHRRTHGLEISLDRLSATSSGMTSIMISLQCLVEPGDNVVVVAPIWPNIVIAVEAMGATVRFVPLEADDGVWSLDLRRVDTACDDRTRAIFVATPNNPTGWTMTSEEQRDLLDLARRRGTWVIADEVYNRIVYDGSVATPSFLEVAAEDDALFVVQSFSKTWSMTGWRLGWLVHPAGLAHQVGNLSAINSTGSATFVQHAGAAAIRHGEPFVTEMRERCTLGRQLVADAFKGHERIMAPDVPASFYSFFRIAGATESPLAYAEDIVRRAGVGIAPGTAFGPGFDGYFRICFAQDPKRLEVALNRLIAAV is encoded by the coding sequence ATGACTTCGGCCTCGACGAACGTCCCACCCTTCCGCTCGGCCCTCGCCCACATGCGCACCCAGGAGATCGTGCACATCGCGCGTCTGTGCAACGAACATCCCGACGCCGTCAGCCTCTGCTTCGGAGAGTCGGACCTGCCCACACCGCTCGTCGTCCGTGAGGCCGCGGAGCTCGCCATGGCCCAGGGCAAGACGACCTACGCGGACCGCCGGGGCGTCGCGCCCCTGCGCCAGGCGATCCAGGACTACCACCGGCGTACGCACGGCCTCGAGATCTCCCTGGACCGGCTGTCGGCGACGTCGTCGGGAATGACCTCGATCATGATCTCCCTGCAGTGTCTGGTGGAACCCGGCGACAACGTCGTGGTCGTGGCCCCGATCTGGCCGAACATCGTCATCGCCGTGGAGGCCATGGGCGCGACCGTACGGTTCGTCCCGCTGGAGGCGGACGACGGCGTCTGGTCGCTCGACCTCCGCCGGGTCGATACCGCCTGCGACGATCGCACCCGCGCGATCTTCGTGGCCACCCCGAACAACCCCACCGGCTGGACGATGACCTCCGAGGAGCAGCGCGACCTCCTCGACCTCGCCCGGCGGCGCGGCACCTGGGTGATCGCGGACGAGGTCTACAACCGCATCGTCTACGACGGCTCGGTCGCCACCCCGTCCTTCCTGGAGGTCGCCGCCGAGGACGACGCTCTCTTCGTGGTGCAGAGCTTCTCGAAGACCTGGTCCATGACCGGCTGGCGGCTGGGCTGGCTGGTCCACCCGGCCGGTCTGGCGCACCAGGTCGGCAACCTCAGCGCGATCAACAGCACGGGCTCGGCGACCTTCGTCCAGCATGCCGGCGCCGCGGCGATCCGCCACGGCGAGCCGTTCGTCACCGAGATGCGCGAGCGCTGCACCCTCGGCCGCCAGCTCGTCGCGGACGCCTTCAAGGGTCACGAACGCATCATGGCCCCGGACGTGCCGGCATCCTTCTACTCGTTCTTCCGCATCGCCGGCGCCACGGAGAGCCCCCTGGCCTACGCCGAGGACATCGTCCGCCGGGCCGGCGTCGGTATCGCACCCGGCACCGCCTTCGGCCCCGGCTTCGACGGATACTTCCGCATCTGCTTCGCCCAGGACCCGAAACGCCTCGAAGTGGCCCTCAACCGCCTCATCGCGGCGGTCTGA
- the solA gene encoding N-methyl-L-tryptophan oxidase, which produces MDTTIPAVAPTYDAVVVGLGIMGASALWQLSRRGLRVLGVEAGGPLHELGSSHGQTRIFRRAYWEGDQYVPLLNRSYAGWMELGEAAQDSIAVTTGGLFVGPPASKLVHGSRETATRCAIAHEYLDAGEISRRFPAFHVRDDAVAVYEPDAMMLFSDRARLGYLSQATAAGAHLVHGRAVRALHPAAGGTLTVAGDGWQVSCGAVVLAVGGWIGEFLPGEIGPLVTPMRIPVYEFDLAESSQRDHLLGRFPVFLFENSAGALIYGLPRWRAVGGGLKIGFHNRQLSPLELGEDRRPPSDAERLELWRTIKDLLPGVRSTGRGKSCVYTMSGDESFYIGRSQEIAGVVYVSACSGHGFKFAPGIGEVLAQLAIDGRSALDISAFGPQRAAPTGVRQR; this is translated from the coding sequence ATGGACACGACCATCCCGGCCGTCGCGCCCACCTACGATGCCGTGGTCGTCGGCCTGGGCATCATGGGGGCGTCGGCGCTCTGGCAGCTCAGCCGGCGCGGGTTGCGGGTCCTCGGCGTCGAGGCGGGCGGGCCGCTGCACGAACTCGGCTCCTCCCATGGACAGACGCGCATCTTCCGCCGGGCGTACTGGGAAGGCGATCAGTACGTCCCCCTGCTGAACCGCTCGTACGCCGGCTGGATGGAGCTCGGCGAGGCGGCTCAGGACAGCATCGCGGTGACGACCGGTGGCCTCTTCGTCGGTCCTCCCGCGTCGAAGCTGGTGCACGGCTCGCGTGAGACGGCGACCCGGTGCGCCATCGCCCACGAGTATCTGGACGCCGGCGAGATCTCCCGCCGGTTCCCCGCCTTCCACGTCCGAGACGATGCCGTGGCCGTCTACGAGCCGGACGCCATGATGCTCTTCTCCGATCGCGCCCGGCTCGGCTACCTCTCGCAGGCGACCGCCGCCGGAGCCCACCTCGTCCACGGCCGGGCCGTCCGGGCACTGCATCCCGCGGCCGGCGGCACTCTGACGGTCGCGGGCGACGGGTGGCAGGTGAGCTGCGGCGCGGTCGTGCTGGCGGTCGGCGGCTGGATCGGCGAGTTCCTGCCCGGCGAGATCGGCCCGCTGGTCACCCCGATGCGCATCCCCGTCTACGAGTTCGACCTGGCGGAATCGTCCCAGCGCGACCATCTCCTCGGACGGTTCCCCGTTTTCCTCTTCGAGAATTCCGCCGGAGCCCTGATCTACGGGCTGCCCCGGTGGCGGGCCGTGGGCGGTGGCCTGAAGATCGGGTTTCACAACCGCCAGTTGTCACCCCTCGAGCTCGGGGAGGACCGGCGCCCGCCGAGCGACGCGGAACGGCTCGAGCTCTGGCGGACGATCAAGGACCTCCTGCCGGGGGTGCGCAGCACGGGACGCGGCAAATCCTGCGTGTACACGATGTCGGGCGACGAAAGCTTCTACATCGGACGGTCCCAGGAGATCGCCGGCGTCGTCTATGTGAGCGCCTGTTCGGGGCACGGCTTCAAATTCGCGCCCGGCATCGGCGAAGTGCTGGCGCAGCTCGCGATCGACGGCCGATCGGCGCTCGATATCTCGGCTTTCGGACCGCAACGAGCGGCGCCCACGGGCGTGAGGCAACGGTGA
- a CDS encoding methyltransferase, translating to MAEGLLGGGDAATASNPGCETYDACFDLGHRFRLHDRPGTFRVSQAGLALGDHLVGNVRESELAGRILDIGTGSGAIALLLRALGAASIAATDISASAVSTARQNELENFGDSVIDFWHSDLFPGAEDGQRERFDLIVFNPPGWRSPSELLKAELEAKRHSLDLEAMFYGDSVLLRFLQHLPEHLAENGRAIIGLNSLIGIADIFGRSRSTDRPVNDATIHSRLLERHEFPLLFYTEEWLQVRNSLLAQFEQGRHDYAATYVTKGNTIHWFYEITEVTVTKPATPSLVSQIADPAPAHARLLPFAEMTTAPVRAFQHSAGPEPLVG from the coding sequence GCCTGCACGACCGGCCGGGGACGTTCCGGGTCAGCCAGGCGGGTCTCGCCCTCGGGGACCATCTGGTCGGCAACGTCCGCGAGAGCGAGCTCGCCGGCCGCATCCTCGACATCGGCACCGGAAGCGGCGCGATCGCGCTGCTGCTCCGCGCGCTGGGAGCCGCCTCCATCGCGGCCACCGACATCTCCGCGTCGGCGGTGTCGACGGCCCGGCAGAACGAACTCGAGAACTTCGGTGACTCGGTCATCGACTTCTGGCACAGCGATCTGTTCCCCGGCGCCGAGGACGGTCAACGGGAGCGCTTCGACCTCATCGTCTTCAATCCGCCGGGATGGCGCAGCCCGTCCGAGCTGCTCAAGGCGGAGCTGGAGGCGAAGCGGCACTCGCTCGACCTGGAGGCCATGTTCTACGGCGACAGCGTCCTGCTGCGGTTCCTTCAGCACTTGCCGGAGCATCTGGCGGAGAACGGTCGCGCAATCATCGGCCTGAACTCGCTGATCGGCATCGCCGACATCTTCGGGCGTTCCCGATCGACGGACCGGCCGGTGAACGACGCCACCATCCACTCCCGGCTGTTGGAGCGGCACGAGTTCCCGCTGCTGTTCTACACCGAGGAGTGGCTGCAGGTACGCAACTCCCTGCTGGCCCAGTTCGAGCAGGGGCGCCACGACTACGCGGCCACCTACGTCACCAAGGGCAACACCATCCACTGGTTCTACGAGATCACCGAGGTCACCGTGACAAAGCCGGCAACGCCCTCCCTGGTGTCCCAGATCGCGGACCCCGCTCCCGCCCATGCCCGGCTGCTCCCGTTCGCGGAGATGACGACGGCTCCCGTGCGGGCCTTCCAGCATTCCGCCGGACCCGAGCCGCTCGTCGGTTAG
- a CDS encoding PIG-L deacetylase family protein, with product MVPESQADFRPRFPLPRRFHRVLVIAAHPDDAEFSFGATVARLTDEGARVTYLVVTDGSQGGEDPTEPAEDLVARRYEEQRAAARVLGVADVVFLGFPDGLVADTPELRRALTREIRRHRPDLVLTHQPLRSLQFPIGASHPDHLAVGQSALSAVYPDARNPRAFPEVLAEGLAPHKVAEVWVPGHEHTDLLVDVDRTVDRKVTAILRHRSQFLGSADPRADVQWVVDRMRGNGTILGCGYAEAYKRIITDAPAAAGPTPPAPQKGGEVPVAAP from the coding sequence ATGGTGCCTGAATCCCAGGCGGACTTCCGTCCTCGGTTTCCCCTTCCCCGCCGCTTCCACCGGGTGCTGGTCATCGCCGCGCATCCCGACGACGCCGAGTTCAGCTTCGGTGCCACCGTCGCGCGGCTCACGGACGAGGGCGCCCGGGTGACATACCTGGTCGTCACCGACGGATCGCAGGGCGGGGAGGACCCGACCGAGCCGGCGGAGGACCTGGTCGCGAGGCGATACGAGGAGCAGCGGGCCGCGGCGCGGGTCCTCGGCGTCGCCGACGTGGTGTTCCTCGGCTTTCCGGACGGGCTGGTCGCCGACACGCCCGAGCTTCGCCGGGCCCTGACCCGCGAGATCCGCCGGCACCGCCCCGATCTCGTGCTCACCCATCAGCCGCTGCGGTCGCTGCAGTTCCCGATCGGCGCCTCCCACCCCGACCACCTGGCGGTGGGGCAGTCCGCGCTGAGCGCCGTCTATCCCGACGCGCGCAACCCCCGGGCCTTCCCCGAGGTGCTCGCCGAGGGCCTCGCCCCGCACAAGGTGGCCGAGGTCTGGGTGCCGGGCCACGAGCACACCGATCTGCTGGTCGACGTGGATCGCACGGTCGACCGCAAGGTGACGGCGATCCTCCGTCACCGCAGCCAGTTCCTCGGCTCCGCGGATCCGCGCGCGGACGTGCAATGGGTTGTCGACCGGATGCGCGGCAACGGCACGATCCTCGGGTGCGGGTACGCCGAGGCGTACAAGCGCATCATCACGGACGCGCCCGCCGCCGCCGGCCCCACTCCCCCGGCCCCGCAGAAGGGCGGCGAGGTCCCGGTCGCCGCGCCCTGA
- a CDS encoding class I SAM-dependent methyltransferase: MTETTAVGVAADDYDAAHAGVQGSPLMQRLWAQAMGEEYPHEVEPFSSCSWWLLGHVVSALRMRPGGRLVDLGCGRGGPGLWLARALSVRLVGVDFSAVAVALAAERADDFVSAGQAEFRQGTFEQTGLPDGGADGVISIDALPFAKDRVAALREARRILVPGGRLVLTVREQPAGADDWQTMAAHAGLEVEQALLNEHHHDFWLRLFALWREHADELRTELGERAAANLLREASQPRSVLEERPAFLMVMRRPDDT, encoded by the coding sequence ATGACCGAGACGACAGCAGTGGGTGTGGCAGCGGACGACTACGACGCGGCGCATGCGGGTGTGCAGGGAAGTCCGCTGATGCAGCGCCTGTGGGCGCAGGCCATGGGCGAGGAGTATCCGCATGAGGTCGAGCCCTTCAGTTCCTGCTCGTGGTGGCTTCTCGGACACGTCGTGTCGGCGCTGCGCATGCGACCGGGCGGACGGCTGGTCGACCTCGGGTGCGGTCGCGGTGGTCCGGGGCTGTGGCTGGCACGGGCACTGTCGGTACGGCTGGTGGGTGTCGACTTCAGCGCCGTCGCGGTGGCTCTCGCGGCCGAGCGGGCCGACGATTTCGTGTCCGCCGGGCAGGCGGAATTCCGTCAGGGAACGTTCGAGCAGACCGGGCTGCCTGACGGTGGTGCCGACGGGGTGATCAGTATCGACGCTCTTCCGTTCGCCAAGGATCGGGTGGCGGCGTTGCGGGAAGCGCGTCGGATCCTGGTTCCCGGCGGCCGGTTGGTGCTGACGGTGCGGGAGCAGCCGGCCGGGGCGGACGACTGGCAGACGATGGCCGCGCATGCCGGCCTCGAGGTCGAACAGGCGCTGCTCAACGAGCACCACCATGATTTCTGGTTACGTCTGTTCGCGTTGTGGCGCGAACACGCGGACGAGCTGCGCACCGAGCTGGGCGAACGTGCGGCCGCCAACCTGCTGCGAGAGGCGAGCCAACCGCGGTCGGTGCTGGAGGAGAGGCCCGCATTCCTGATGGTCATGCGCCGGCCAGACGACACGTGA